A single genomic interval of Sporomusaceae bacterium harbors:
- a CDS encoding nucleobase:cation symporter-2 family protein produces the protein MQTEKVHPVDEILPKGKLFAYGLQHVMAMYAGCVAVPLIIANALGLSKDQLIYLINADLFTVGIATIIQSFGFLNMGVKLPVVQGVSFAAVMPMILVGKMHGIQGIFGSIIVAGLMTYLISPYFSRLIRYFPPVVTGTIITIIGVSLLPVAVRWAGGGVPGAPGFASVQNIAMAFAVLALTIGYYRFLKGFWSSIAVLLGLVSGTLIAFLLGLTDFAKVGTAAWFGITTPFAFGMPTFDLMAILTIFLAMLVIMTETTGDMIAVGEMVGRPVKQQDVVRGLRADGFATMLGGVMNTFPYSAFAQNVGLVGLTGVRSRFVIVAAGVILMVLGLFPKAAAVVAAIPTPVLGGAGIAMFGMVAASGIRVLGNVSFEGNHNAMIVAVSLGVGLIPLAVPTFYHSFPAWAQLFLHSGITTGSIIAVGLNYCFNELGRKTAAPAESTLSE, from the coding sequence ATGCAAACCGAAAAAGTCCATCCCGTCGATGAGATCCTCCCCAAGGGCAAGCTGTTCGCCTACGGCCTCCAGCACGTCATGGCCATGTACGCCGGCTGCGTCGCCGTACCCCTCATCATCGCCAACGCCCTGGGGCTTTCCAAGGATCAGCTCATCTACCTCATCAACGCCGACCTCTTCACCGTCGGTATCGCCACCATTATCCAGTCCTTCGGCTTCCTCAACATGGGGGTCAAGCTGCCGGTAGTGCAGGGCGTCTCCTTCGCGGCCGTCATGCCGATGATCCTTGTCGGCAAAATGCACGGCATCCAGGGCATCTTCGGCTCGATCATCGTCGCCGGCCTTATGACCTATCTCATCAGCCCCTACTTCAGCCGCCTCATCCGCTACTTCCCGCCCGTCGTCACCGGCACCATCATCACCATCATCGGCGTCTCGCTCCTGCCCGTGGCCGTCCGCTGGGCGGGCGGCGGCGTGCCGGGCGCTCCGGGGTTCGCCAGCGTCCAAAACATCGCCATGGCCTTCGCCGTCCTCGCGCTGACGATCGGCTACTACCGCTTCCTCAAAGGCTTCTGGAGCAGCATCGCCGTCCTGCTCGGCCTCGTGTCCGGCACCCTCATCGCCTTCCTCTTGGGCCTGACCGACTTCGCCAAGGTAGGCACCGCCGCCTGGTTCGGCATCACCACCCCCTTTGCCTTCGGCATGCCGACCTTCGACCTCATGGCCATCCTCACCATCTTCCTCGCCATGCTCGTCATAATGACCGAAACCACCGGCGACATGATCGCCGTCGGCGAGATGGTCGGCCGGCCGGTCAAGCAACAAGACGTCGTGCGCGGTCTCAGGGCCGACGGCTTCGCCACCATGCTCGGCGGTGTCATGAACACCTTCCCTTACTCGGCCTTCGCCCAGAACGTCGGCCTCGTCGGCCTCACAGGCGTCAGAAGCCGCTTCGTCATCGTCGCCGCCGGCGTCATTCTCATGGTTCTCGGCCTCTTCCCCAAAGCCGCCGCCGTCGTCGCCGCCATCCCCACCCCGGTACTCGGCGGGGCGGGCATCGCCATGTTCGGCATGGTCGCCGCCAGCGGCATCCGCGTCCTCGGCAACGTCTCCTTCGAAGGCAACCACAACGCCATGATCGTCGCCGTCAGCCTCGGCGTCGGCCTCATCCCCCTGGCTGTCCCCACCTTCTACCACAGCTTCCCCGCCTGGGCGCAGCTCTTCCTCCACAGCGGCATCACCACCGGCAGCATCATCGCCGTCGGCCTCAACTACTGCTTCAACGAGCTCGGCCGCAAAACCGCCGCCCCGGCCGAAAGCACCCTCAGCGAGTAA
- a CDS encoding 3D domain-containing protein: MKHNAGRHKGYRHRSLKNRYRRIAAAVAGAFVLSAAGLPGVPPAVAHAAPPDPKPAAATPGTELKASEHAQKIRGEAPENFKKEIKMVATAYAPGAHDNAQWGNKTHLGTQVRPGVIAVDPKVIPLGSQVFIQYPDGHGEYAVAEDTGGAIKGNRIDIAKWSVPEAEKFGMKTVKVFVVSTPKDKGI, from the coding sequence GTGAAGCATAACGCCGGTAGACACAAAGGTTACCGTCACAGAAGCCTGAAGAATAGATACCGGCGCATCGCCGCCGCCGTCGCCGGAGCCTTCGTCCTGTCCGCGGCCGGCCTGCCGGGTGTTCCGCCCGCCGTCGCCCACGCCGCGCCCCCCGATCCCAAGCCTGCGGCCGCCACCCCCGGCACCGAGCTCAAGGCTTCCGAGCACGCCCAGAAAATTCGCGGCGAAGCGCCGGAAAACTTCAAAAAAGAAATCAAGATGGTCGCCACCGCTTACGCCCCCGGCGCGCACGACAACGCCCAATGGGGCAACAAGACCCACCTCGGCACCCAGGTCCGTCCCGGCGTAATCGCCGTCGACCCCAAAGTCATCCCGCTCGGCTCCCAGGTCTTCATCCAATACCCCGACGGCCACGGCGAATACGCAGTCGCCGAAGACACCGGCGGCGCCATCAAGGGCAACCGCATCGACATCGCCAAATGGTCGGTGCCGGAGGCTGAGAAATTCGGCATGAAGACAGTAAAAGTCTTCGTTGTCAGCACCCCGAAAGACAAAGGCATCTAA